One genomic window of Brachionichthys hirsutus isolate HB-005 chromosome 22, CSIRO-AGI_Bhir_v1, whole genome shotgun sequence includes the following:
- the arl1 gene encoding ADP-ribosylation factor-like protein 1, giving the protein MGLFFSSIFSGLFGTREMRILILGLDGAGKTTILYRLQVGEVVTTIPTIGFNVETVTYKNLKFQVWDLGGQTSIRPYWRCYYSNTDAVIYVVDSSDRDRMGISKSELVAMLEEEELKKAILVVFANKQDLAQSMTPTEVANALGLPALKDRKWQIFKTSATKGVGLDEAMEWLVDSLKCRQ; this is encoded by the exons ATGG GTCTTTTCTTCTCCAGCATCTTCTCCGGCCTATTTGGCACCAGAGAGATGAGGATTCTGATCCTGGGTCTGGACGGTGCCGGGAAAACTACGATTCTGTACCGGCTCCAGGTTGGAGAGGTGGTCACCACAATTCCCA CAATCGGCTTCAATGTCGAGACGGTCACGTACAAGAACCTGAAGTTCCAGGTGTGGGATCTGGGCGGCCAGACGAGTATAAG GCCCTACTGGCGGTGTTATTATTCCAACACGGATGCCGTCATCTACGTCGTTGACAGCAGCGACCGCGACAGGATGGGGATCTCCAAGTCTGAGCTGGTGGCCATGTTGGAG gaggaggagctcaagAAAGCCATCCTGGTGGTTTTCGCCAACAAGCAGGACCTGGCCCAGTCCATGACGCCCACGGAGGTGGCCAACGCTCTCGGCCTTCCTGCGCTCAAAGACAGAAAATGGCAGATCTTCAAGACGTCGGCCACAAAGGGCGTCGGCCTGGACGAAGCGATGGAGTG gCTGGTGGATTCTCTGAAGTGTCGACAGTAA